A genome region from Dreissena polymorpha isolate Duluth1 chromosome 16, UMN_Dpol_1.0, whole genome shotgun sequence includes the following:
- the LOC127861398 gene encoding uncharacterized protein LOC127861398 produces the protein MTSKTSRHPDITTQWTSSPVVKETRLGRGSCIGEALRCRGLSSETTTIILAAWRRGTLKQYDSAWRKWMSWCMCRETSPFNSSEVTVLQYLEHLRSINKSYSVLNTHKSMLMQTLPFFGNKWCKDCFLIQKFMKGVFHSRPPVPRYQFVWDVTLVLNFLKSLNPLCNLSLKMLTFKVVALLALGNAPRAQTLISMDLSCMKKEGAVLICVFPNLLKTTKLGRPYVMKIEHFKDEKLCILHSLLFYIRVTKPLRKSSKLFISYVTYKAVTSSTIARWLKSVLDLSGINTDYFKAHSFRSASTSAAYAKGCRLKDILSTADWTSDKNFKKFYLRESVDSKSFVNSVFSK, from the exons ATG ACTTCCAAGACATCGAGACATCCTGACATTACCACACAATGGACAAGTTCACCCGTTGTCAAAGAGACTCGACTTGGTCGCGGCAGTTGTATCGGGGAGGCCCTCCGTTGTAGAGGACTTTCATCAGAGACTACAACCATCATCTTGGCTGCCTGGAGAAGAGGAACTCTCAAACAGTATGATTCTGCATGGCGGAAGTGGATGTCTTGGTGTATGTGCAGGGAAACTTCTCCCTTTAACTCATCTGAAGTAACTGTACTTCAATACTTGGAGCATTTAAGGTCTATTAACAAGTCATACTCTGTGTTGAACACTCATAAATCAATGTTAATGCAAACATTACCCTTTTTTGGAAATAAGTGGTGTAAAGACTGTTTTTTAATTCAGAAATTTATGAAGGGAGTTTTTCATTCTCGTCCTCCAGTACCTAGATACCAGTTTGTGTGGGATGTTACTCTTGTATtgaattttttaaagtctttGAATCCATTGtgtaatttatcattaaaaatgttaacatttaaagtgGTTGCACTTTTGGCATTAGGAAATGCACCTAGAGCTCAAACTTTGATTTCTATGGATTTGTCTTGTATGAAAAAAGAAGGGGCTGTGCTTATTTGTGTGTTTCCTAATTTATTGAAAACTACCAAGTTAGGTAGACCTTATGTTATGAAGATTGAACATTTTAAGGATGAAAAATTATGCATTTTGcattctttgttgttttatattagaGTTACGAAACCACTTAGGAAATCTTCAAAATTGTTCATTTCTTATGTGACTTATAAAGCAGTTACATCTAGTACTATTGCTAGATGGCTAAAGAGTGTGTTGGACCTTTCAGGTATAAACACTGATTATTTTAAAGCACATTCATTTCGAAGTGCCTCTACATCAGCTGCATATGCAAAAGGTTGTAGACTTAAAGACATCTTAAGTACAGCTGATTGGACATCAGATAAGAATTTTAAAAAGTTCTATTTGAGGGAGTCTGTTGATTCAAAAAGTTTTGTAAACAGCGTGTTTTCAAAGTaa